A region of Calditrichota bacterium DNA encodes the following proteins:
- a CDS encoding LptE family protein — protein MACRLLRLVLLSLVTSLVCSCGYYSFSPGSASHIKTVAIPVFEDRTAEFGIREQLTEALVQEFTRDNTLRIAERHSADSVLEGVIVAVDDRAGPYDKQEMVQELKVYITVDVRYFDLKKNQEVWKDRLTQWGAYDPNAGGTSARQEGINEAIRKLVTEILNRTVSGW, from the coding sequence ATGGCCTGTAGACTCTTGCGCCTCGTCTTGCTTTCTTTGGTCACGTCTTTGGTGTGCTCGTGTGGCTACTACTCTTTCTCGCCGGGGAGTGCCTCCCACATCAAGACGGTGGCCATCCCGGTGTTTGAGGATCGCACTGCGGAGTTTGGCATCCGGGAGCAGCTCACCGAGGCGCTCGTGCAAGAGTTCACCCGTGACAACACGCTGCGCATTGCCGAGCGGCACAGCGCCGACTCTGTGCTTGAGGGGGTCATCGTGGCGGTTGATGACCGCGCCGGACCCTACGACAAGCAGGAGATGGTGCAGGAACTCAAGGTTTACATCACCGTGGATGTCCGTTACTTCGATTTGAAGAAGAACCAGGAGGTCTGGAAAGACCGCCTTACGCAGTGGGGCGCCTACGACCCTAACGCTGGCGGCACCAGTGCGCGGCAGGAAGGGATCAACGAGGCAATCCGCAAGTTGGTCACGGAGATTCTCAACCGCACGGTGTCAGGGTGGTAG
- a CDS encoding sigma-54-dependent Fis family transcriptional regulator produces MQRVLRAVEQVAPTDISVLITGESGTGKEVIAKAIHAGSLRRDRPLVVVNCGAIPEGILESELFGHEKGSFTGAIGTRKGYFEIADAGTIFLDEIGEMPLATQVKILRVLEYKEFMRVGGSTTVRVDVRVIAATNKELEAEVKKGTFRQDLFFRLNAVTIHVPPLRERREDIRPLVDLFVRRFCRENHIEFEGFTESAYHLLENYTWPGNVRQLKNLVESIIVLEKGKRIDERVLARHLRPAGEGERSLPVRVGKTVEQVEREFIYRALLELRDEIAELRRLIYDGLIAPRGLMPWRATHPEPVVDVAVDEPHEAPVHPLRDSEREAIRKALQAANNNRREAAKLLGISERTIYRKIKQYGL; encoded by the coding sequence ATGCAGCGCGTCCTGCGCGCGGTGGAGCAGGTGGCCCCCACGGACATTTCGGTGCTCATCACCGGCGAAAGCGGCACCGGCAAGGAGGTCATTGCCAAAGCCATCCACGCCGGCAGCTTGCGCAGGGATCGCCCGCTGGTGGTGGTCAACTGCGGCGCCATCCCCGAAGGAATACTGGAATCAGAGCTTTTTGGGCACGAGAAGGGCTCCTTCACCGGCGCCATCGGCACAAGAAAGGGGTACTTTGAAATTGCCGACGCTGGCACCATCTTCCTCGACGAAATCGGGGAGATGCCGCTGGCAACCCAGGTGAAGATCCTGCGCGTGTTGGAGTACAAGGAGTTCATGCGCGTCGGGGGCAGCACCACGGTGCGCGTGGACGTGCGTGTGATCGCTGCCACCAACAAGGAGTTGGAGGCCGAGGTCAAGAAAGGCACCTTCAGGCAGGACCTCTTCTTCCGCCTGAATGCCGTCACTATTCATGTGCCCCCTCTGCGCGAGCGACGCGAGGATATTCGCCCGCTGGTGGACCTCTTTGTGCGGCGCTTCTGCCGCGAGAACCACATCGAGTTCGAGGGCTTTACCGAGTCGGCCTACCACCTGTTGGAGAACTACACCTGGCCGGGAAACGTCCGGCAGCTCAAGAACTTGGTGGAGAGCATCATCGTCCTGGAAAAGGGCAAGAGGATCGATGAACGCGTGCTTGCCCGCCACCTGCGTCCGGCAGGCGAAGGCGAGCGCAGTCTGCCGGTGCGCGTGGGCAAGACGGTGGAGCAGGTAGAGCGCGAGTTCATCTACCGCGCCCTGTTGGAGTTGCGCGATGAGATCGCCGAGCTGCGCCGCCTCATCTACGATGGCCTGATCGCCCCCCGTGGCCTAATGCCGTGGCGGGCAACCCACCCGGAGCCGGTGGTGGACGTCGCCGTGGACGAGCCGCACGAAGCTCCTGTGCACCCGCTGCGCGACAGCGAGCGCGAGGCCATCCGTAAGGCGCTGCAGGCGGCCAACAACAACCGCCGGGAGGCAGCTAAACTCTTGGGCATCTCGGAGCGCACCATCTACCGGAAGATCAAGCAGTATGGCCTGTAG
- a CDS encoding NAD-dependent epimerase/dehydratase family protein → MRILVTGGAGFIGSHVVDAYIAEGHEVTVVDNLSTGRRENINPKARFYEVDIRDGQLGAVFAEGHFDLVNHHAAQMDVRRSVEDPIYDAQVNVLGTINLLQNCKRHGVGAFIFASTGGAVYGEQQTFPADEEHPTWPACPYGITKLACEKYIHFYATTYGMRYCILRYANVYGPRQNPFGEAGVVAIFTSRLLAGKEAVIHGDGKQTRDYVYVCDVVRANLLALRSSGNNYVNIGTGIETDVNTIFAKLNALCGAHQKEVHDAPKEGEQRRSVLNIAKAKAVLGWEPEVSLDDGLARTVAWFRTQAKV, encoded by the coding sequence ATGAGGATACTGGTAACCGGAGGCGCAGGTTTCATCGGCAGTCACGTAGTTGATGCATACATCGCTGAAGGACATGAGGTCACCGTGGTGGACAACCTGTCCACCGGGCGCCGTGAGAATATCAACCCCAAGGCGCGCTTCTACGAGGTGGACATTCGCGATGGGCAGCTCGGTGCCGTATTCGCAGAAGGGCACTTCGATCTGGTGAACCACCACGCGGCGCAAATGGACGTGCGGCGCTCGGTGGAAGACCCCATCTACGACGCGCAGGTGAATGTGCTGGGCACCATCAACCTCCTGCAAAATTGCAAGCGGCACGGCGTGGGGGCGTTCATCTTCGCTTCCACCGGCGGCGCGGTTTACGGCGAGCAGCAGACCTTCCCCGCGGACGAAGAACATCCCACCTGGCCAGCCTGTCCGTACGGCATCACCAAATTGGCCTGCGAGAAGTACATCCACTTCTATGCCACCACCTATGGCATGCGCTACTGCATCCTCAGGTATGCCAATGTGTACGGGCCGCGCCAGAACCCCTTCGGCGAAGCGGGGGTGGTTGCCATCTTCACCAGCCGCTTGCTGGCCGGCAAGGAAGCGGTCATTCATGGCGACGGCAAACAGACGCGGGACTATGTGTACGTGTGCGATGTGGTGCGCGCCAACCTGCTCGCTCTGCGGAGTTCGGGAAACAATTACGTGAACATTGGCACCGGCATCGAGACCGACGTCAACACCATTTTCGCCAAGCTCAATGCGCTGTGTGGGGCCCACCAAAAGGAGGTGCACGACGCCCCGAAAGAAGGGGAACAGCGCCGCAGCGTGCTCAATATCGCCAAGGCAAAAGCCGTGTTGGGCTGGGAGCCAGAGGTCAGCCTGGACGATGGACTGGCGCGAACGGTGGCGTGGTTTCGGACGCAGGCAAAGGTGTGA
- the purD gene encoding phosphoribosylamine--glycine ligase, whose product MKVLVVGGGGREHALVWKLAQSPQVRKLYCAPGNAGITQIAECVDIAPTDIRRLLEFAKKQRVDLTVVGPEAPLVLGIVDEFAKKGLRIFGPTAAAAALEGSKAFAKEFAHRHGIPTAAFAIFRDPQTAWQYIEHHPLPLVVKADGLAAGKGAIVCETLEQARAALDTVMVQRAFGAAGDVVVIEEFLHGEEASLLVLTDGDTYRCMAPAQDHKRIFDGDQGPNTGGMGAYAPAPVVDAKQLRRVEEELVRPTIQGMQEEGHPYSGVLYLGLMLTAEGPRLVEYNCRFGDPETQAVLPLVDGDLAALMNATIDGTLAKESFAHHNGAAVCVVLASAGYPGAYEKGKPISGLDHEFPDNVLLFHAGTKKSNGQVLTDGGRVLGVTAVSDSIPQAIRDAYAAVKQITFDGAYYRKDIGARALEHLRRTQLGKGQD is encoded by the coding sequence ATGAAGGTACTGGTCGTCGGCGGTGGAGGAAGAGAACACGCCTTAGTCTGGAAGCTCGCCCAGAGTCCCCAGGTGCGCAAGCTCTACTGCGCGCCCGGCAATGCAGGCATCACCCAGATAGCTGAATGCGTGGATATTGCACCTACCGACATCCGACGCCTGCTGGAGTTCGCCAAGAAGCAGCGCGTCGACCTGACGGTCGTGGGACCTGAGGCGCCCCTGGTGCTGGGGATCGTCGACGAGTTCGCGAAAAAGGGACTGCGCATCTTTGGGCCGACTGCGGCGGCAGCAGCTCTGGAGGGCAGCAAGGCCTTTGCCAAGGAGTTTGCCCATCGCCACGGCATTCCCACCGCCGCTTTCGCCATTTTCCGGGATCCGCAGACCGCCTGGCAGTACATAGAGCACCACCCCTTGCCTCTGGTAGTGAAGGCGGACGGCCTGGCTGCCGGCAAAGGAGCCATCGTTTGCGAGACGCTGGAACAGGCGCGCGCAGCCTTGGACACCGTCATGGTGCAGCGGGCCTTTGGAGCCGCCGGGGACGTCGTCGTCATCGAGGAGTTCCTTCACGGCGAGGAAGCCTCGCTCCTCGTGCTCACGGACGGCGACACCTACCGCTGTATGGCTCCGGCCCAGGACCATAAGCGCATATTTGACGGAGACCAGGGGCCCAACACCGGCGGCATGGGGGCCTATGCGCCAGCGCCGGTGGTGGACGCCAAGCAGCTCCGTCGCGTCGAAGAGGAGCTGGTGAGGCCGACCATTCAGGGGATGCAAGAGGAAGGGCATCCCTATAGCGGCGTGCTCTACCTGGGGCTGATGCTCACCGCTGAGGGCCCACGTCTGGTGGAGTACAACTGCCGCTTCGGCGACCCGGAGACGCAGGCCGTGCTGCCGCTTGTGGACGGCGACTTGGCGGCGCTCATGAACGCCACCATCGACGGGACGCTGGCAAAGGAGAGTTTTGCCCACCACAACGGCGCCGCCGTGTGCGTGGTTCTCGCCTCCGCAGGGTACCCAGGCGCCTACGAGAAAGGCAAGCCTATCTCCGGCCTGGACCACGAGTTTCCGGACAACGTGCTCCTCTTCCATGCAGGCACGAAGAAAAGCAACGGCCAGGTGCTCACCGACGGCGGCCGCGTGTTGGGCGTCACGGCCGTGAGCGACAGCATCCCCCAGGCCATCCGCGATGCTTACGCGGCAGTTAAGCAGATAACCTTTGACGGCGCCTACTACCGCAAGGACATCGGGGCACGCGCTTTGGAACACCTGCGACGCACACAGCTGGGAAAGGGACAGGACTGA
- the uvrB gene encoding excinuclease ABC subunit UvrB: MSRFQLVTDLEPKGDQPRAIAELTEGILRGQRFQTLLGVTGSGKTFTMAHVIANVNRPTLVISHNKTLAAQLYGEFKGFFPHNAVEYFISYYDYYQPEAYVPQTDTYIEKDTSINEEIDRLRLKATSSLLSRRDVIIVASVSCIYGLGSPEDWQALLVFVERGQRIDRDELLSRLVDIHYTRNDIAFSRGTFRVRGDVVELIPAYEEDALRIEMFGDEIEAIYSVDVLTGEIKAELERTAIYPAKHYVTTFPKLEQAIRSIEAELQERLEYFRAHNKLLEAQRLEMRTRYDLEMLRELGYCPGIENYSRHLSGRAPGERPYTLLDYFPKDFIVFIDESHVTIPQIQGMYHGDRSRKETLVEYGFRLPSALDNRPLRFDEFESLLNQAVFVSATPAEYELEKCHGVVVEQIIRPTGLVDPEIVVKPIKGQIDDLVKEIRERVARNERTLVTTLTKRMAEDLTDYLAGLGIRVRYLHSEIDALDRVEILRDLRLAEFDVLVGINLLREGLDLPEVSLIAVLDADKEGFLRSERSLIQVAGRAARNAAGKVIFYADQMTSSMQRAIEETNRRRLIQQKYNEEHGITPTTIYKSVEDVLGATRVADAKGNKWARATERAQSLAARWRKMTPVEREQLIAQLEAEMMEAARRLEFERAAELRDQIDALQGRSRKLKVQF, encoded by the coding sequence ATGAGCCGCTTCCAATTAGTGACTGACCTTGAACCCAAGGGCGATCAGCCCAGGGCCATCGCCGAGCTGACCGAGGGCATCCTGCGCGGCCAGCGCTTCCAAACTCTGCTTGGGGTCACCGGCAGCGGCAAGACCTTCACCATGGCGCACGTCATCGCCAACGTGAATCGACCCACACTGGTCATCTCCCACAACAAGACCCTGGCCGCCCAGCTCTATGGCGAATTCAAGGGCTTTTTCCCGCACAACGCCGTGGAGTACTTTATCAGCTACTACGACTACTACCAGCCAGAAGCCTATGTGCCGCAGACGGACACCTACATCGAAAAGGACACCTCCATCAACGAGGAAATCGACCGCCTGCGCCTGAAGGCCACCAGCTCGCTCCTCTCCCGGCGCGACGTCATCATCGTCGCCTCGGTCTCCTGCATCTACGGCCTGGGCAGCCCGGAGGACTGGCAGGCGCTGCTGGTCTTTGTGGAGCGCGGCCAAAGGATCGACCGCGACGAGCTCCTCTCCCGGCTGGTGGACATTCACTACACGCGCAACGACATCGCCTTCAGCCGCGGCACTTTTCGTGTGCGTGGCGACGTGGTCGAGCTCATTCCCGCCTATGAGGAGGACGCGCTGCGCATCGAGATGTTCGGCGACGAAATCGAGGCCATCTACAGCGTGGACGTCCTCACTGGCGAAATCAAGGCGGAACTGGAGCGCACGGCCATCTACCCTGCCAAGCACTATGTGACCACCTTTCCAAAGTTAGAGCAGGCGATTAGAAGCATCGAGGCGGAGCTACAGGAGCGGCTGGAGTACTTTCGCGCGCACAATAAGCTTCTGGAGGCGCAGCGCCTGGAAATGCGCACCCGCTATGACTTGGAGATGCTGCGGGAGCTGGGCTACTGCCCGGGCATCGAGAACTATTCGCGCCACCTCTCGGGCAGGGCGCCTGGCGAACGGCCGTACACCCTTTTGGACTACTTCCCCAAGGACTTTATCGTGTTCATCGACGAGTCCCACGTAACCATTCCCCAGATCCAGGGCATGTACCACGGGGACCGTTCGCGCAAGGAGACCCTGGTGGAGTACGGCTTCCGCCTGCCCTCGGCCTTGGACAACCGGCCGCTGCGCTTTGACGAGTTCGAGTCGCTTCTCAACCAGGCAGTGTTCGTCTCGGCCACCCCAGCGGAGTATGAGCTCGAAAAGTGTCACGGCGTGGTGGTCGAGCAGATTATCCGCCCCACTGGGCTAGTGGACCCAGAGATCGTGGTCAAGCCCATTAAGGGGCAGATCGACGATTTGGTCAAAGAGATTCGCGAGCGGGTAGCGCGCAACGAGCGCACGCTGGTCACCACCTTGACCAAGCGTATGGCCGAGGACCTCACCGACTACTTGGCTGGCCTGGGCATTCGCGTGCGCTACCTGCATTCGGAGATCGACGCCTTGGACCGCGTGGAAATCCTGCGCGACCTTCGCCTAGCAGAGTTCGACGTGCTGGTGGGCATCAACCTCCTGCGCGAGGGGTTGGATTTGCCAGAAGTCAGTCTCATCGCCGTGCTGGACGCCGACAAGGAGGGGTTCCTGCGCTCCGAGCGCTCGCTGATTCAGGTGGCGGGCAGGGCGGCGCGCAATGCTGCCGGCAAAGTCATCTTCTACGCCGACCAGATGACCTCCTCCATGCAGCGGGCGATTGAAGAGACCAACCGTCGGCGCCTCATCCAGCAGAAGTACAACGAAGAGCACGGCATCACCCCGACGACGATCTACAAGTCAGTTGAGGACGTGCTGGGCGCCACGCGCGTGGCCGACGCCAAAGGGAACAAGTGGGCGCGTGCTACGGAGCGAGCGCAATCGCTGGCGGCCCGCTGGCGAAAGATGACCCCGGTGGAGCGCGAGCAACTCATCGCGCAACTTGAGGCGGAGATGATGGAGGCTGCCCGCCGGCTGGAGTTCGAACGGGCGGCCGAGTTGCGCGACCAAATCGACGCACTGCAGGGGAGAAGCCGAAAGTTGAAAGTGCAGTTTTGA